A region of Chitinophaga horti DNA encodes the following proteins:
- a CDS encoding MFS transporter — protein sequence MDQSLNGKIYTFQFVLLCLSNAFFSASFNMMIPELPAYLTSLGGADYKGYIIGLFTLMAGLSRPFSGKLTDTIGRIPVMVFGSLVCVVCSLLYPLVSSVAAFLWLRFFHGFSTGFKPTATSAYVADLVPFNRRAEAMGMIGLFSTVGLSLGPAIGGYIASLWGIMVMFQVSAAFALLSVLILVGAMKETLPTKQRFTPSLLRISRHELVEPAVWPAALVTFLTYVCYGALLTVIPDFSEYLGMKNKGLFFTFFTASSIAIRLFAGKASDKYGRVPLLKISTAIMAVSMLMIALSTTSFALLVASLIYGVGLGINSPVVTAWTIDLGKPEHRGRALATMYIALEAGIGLGAYFSALIYHNDARFLSVTFYVMAFVTLLATIYLLFVQGDRSWKTKKVN from the coding sequence ATGGACCAGTCGTTGAATGGAAAGATATACACCTTTCAGTTTGTCTTACTCTGCTTAAGTAACGCCTTCTTTTCCGCCAGTTTTAATATGATGATCCCGGAGCTGCCGGCTTACCTCACCAGTCTCGGAGGCGCCGACTACAAAGGGTATATCATCGGACTGTTTACGTTAATGGCAGGGCTTTCGCGCCCGTTCAGCGGTAAACTCACCGATACGATCGGTCGTATTCCCGTGATGGTGTTTGGCTCGCTGGTTTGTGTAGTGTGTAGTTTATTATACCCGCTCGTAAGTTCAGTAGCCGCTTTCTTATGGCTCCGTTTTTTCCATGGATTTTCCACCGGTTTTAAACCAACGGCTACTTCGGCTTATGTGGCCGATTTAGTTCCATTCAACAGGAGGGCAGAGGCAATGGGGATGATCGGTTTATTCAGCACCGTCGGGCTTTCGCTGGGGCCAGCTATTGGTGGATACATTGCCAGTTTGTGGGGCATCATGGTCATGTTCCAGGTGTCTGCGGCATTCGCTTTATTATCGGTGTTGATACTGGTGGGCGCGATGAAAGAAACTTTGCCCACCAAACAACGCTTCACCCCATCACTCTTAAGAATATCGCGGCATGAATTGGTAGAACCCGCAGTATGGCCGGCCGCGCTGGTCACGTTCCTGACTTACGTTTGTTATGGCGCGCTGCTCACCGTCATCCCCGACTTCTCCGAATACCTGGGCATGAAAAACAAAGGCCTGTTCTTCACCTTCTTCACCGCCAGTTCTATTGCCATCCGACTGTTTGCCGGAAAGGCATCCGATAAATATGGCCGCGTGCCTTTGCTGAAAATTTCTACCGCCATCATGGCGGTATCTATGCTGATGATTGCCTTGTCCACCACATCGTTCGCCTTACTGGTGGCTTCTTTGATTTATGGCGTCGGCCTGGGCATCAACTCGCCGGTGGTTACCGCCTGGACGATCGACCTGGGTAAACCCGAGCACCGCGGTCGTGCGCTGGCCACGATGTATATTGCGTTAGAAGCCGGTATTGGCCTGGGCGCTTACTTCTCCGCGCTCATCTATCATAACGATGCGCGGTTTCTTTCGGTTACGTTTTATGTGATGGCATTTGTAACGCTGCTCGCCACCATCTACTTGTTGTTTGTGCAAGGCGACCGAAGCTGGAAAACAAAGAAAGTGAATTGA
- a CDS encoding DegT/DnrJ/EryC1/StrS family aminotransferase, with translation MPGYELFDDAEKKEVMDVLETGIYMRYGFDGPRNNVWKAKELEQALTERFDVKYAQLTSSGTTALSTAMAALGIGYGDEVIMPTFTFVASFEAVLSVGAIPVLVDVDDTLTLDPAAVKAAITPKTKVVMPVHMCGGMADLDALKAICKEHNLLLLEDACQAIGATYKGQALGSIGNAGTFSFDFVKTVTCAEGGVVLTNSEDVYTKCDGYTDHGHDHLGVDRGADLHPFLGYNYRISELHAAVGLAQIRKLDKFLEIQRNNKQVLKAALEGIPGVTFRRLPDPKGDAATFLSFFLPDAEKAAAAAAAIKAAGIPAFYWFDNNWHYVRKWNHFTNGVSLTGFGPEVKAVMDTYKTKQFPASDAIISRTISTPINLAWDEKELEARAQKLAKAVKSVL, from the coding sequence ATGCCCGGATATGAACTCTTCGACGACGCCGAAAAGAAAGAAGTAATGGATGTACTGGAAACAGGCATCTATATGCGTTATGGCTTCGATGGCCCACGTAACAACGTATGGAAAGCAAAAGAACTGGAACAGGCGCTCACCGAACGTTTCGACGTGAAGTACGCGCAGCTCACTTCCAGCGGTACCACCGCCCTCTCTACCGCCATGGCCGCACTTGGCATTGGTTATGGTGATGAGGTGATCATGCCTACCTTTACTTTCGTGGCCAGCTTCGAAGCAGTACTTTCCGTTGGCGCTATCCCGGTACTGGTGGATGTGGATGACACGCTCACCCTGGACCCGGCAGCTGTTAAAGCCGCCATCACACCTAAAACCAAAGTGGTAATGCCGGTACATATGTGCGGCGGCATGGCCGACCTGGATGCACTCAAAGCCATCTGTAAAGAACATAACCTTCTGCTGCTTGAAGACGCCTGTCAGGCCATCGGTGCTACTTATAAAGGCCAGGCACTGGGCTCTATCGGTAATGCCGGCACTTTCTCGTTCGACTTCGTGAAAACGGTTACCTGCGCCGAAGGTGGTGTAGTTCTTACCAACAGCGAAGACGTATACACTAAATGCGACGGCTACACCGACCACGGTCACGACCACCTGGGCGTAGATCGTGGTGCAGACCTCCACCCTTTCCTCGGTTACAACTACCGTATTTCCGAACTGCACGCAGCAGTAGGTCTGGCACAGATCCGCAAGCTCGACAAGTTCCTGGAAATTCAACGCAACAATAAACAAGTACTGAAAGCCGCCCTGGAAGGCATTCCCGGCGTAACTTTCCGCCGCCTGCCCGATCCTAAGGGCGATGCGGCTACGTTCCTCAGCTTCTTTCTGCCGGATGCAGAGAAAGCTGCTGCGGCTGCTGCTGCCATCAAAGCTGCTGGTATTCCTGCGTTCTACTGGTTCGATAACAACTGGCATTATGTGCGCAAATGGAATCACTTCACCAATGGCGTTTCATTGACTGGCTTCGGTCCGGAAGTGAAAGCGGTGATGGATACTTACAAAACCAAACAGTTCCCTGCTTCTGATGCGATCATCAGTCGTACAATTTCTACCCCCATCAACCTTGCATGGGACGAAAAAGAACTGGAAGCCCGTGCACAGAAACTGGCCAAAGCGGTAAAAAGCGTTTTATAA
- the kdsB gene encoding 3-deoxy-manno-octulosonate cytidylyltransferase has product MKKIAMIPARIGATRFPRKLMQLLGGKTVILRTYESTVNTGVFDEVIVVTDSDEIFQEITGNGGKAVMSLKEHESGSDRIAEAVKDMDVDIVVNVQGDEPFAQREALEKLLAEFEGEAGKKVQVASLMQELKDAKSVADPNYVKVAVDLNFNSLMFSRSPIPYHRDKNVTPIYYEHIGIYAFRKEALLQFTSWPMTPLEAAEKVECLRYLEHGIPLKMVVTEYMGVEIDTAEDLVKAEAFLKANS; this is encoded by the coding sequence ATGAAAAAAATAGCTATGATCCCCGCCCGCATCGGGGCTACACGCTTCCCACGTAAACTGATGCAACTGCTCGGCGGCAAAACGGTCATCCTTCGCACGTACGAGTCTACTGTTAACACCGGTGTATTCGACGAAGTGATTGTTGTGACCGACAGCGACGAAATTTTCCAGGAGATTACGGGCAACGGCGGTAAAGCGGTAATGAGTCTGAAGGAGCACGAATCCGGCTCTGATCGCATCGCCGAAGCGGTGAAAGATATGGACGTAGATATCGTGGTAAACGTTCAGGGAGATGAGCCGTTCGCACAACGTGAAGCGCTGGAAAAACTGCTGGCCGAGTTCGAAGGCGAAGCAGGCAAAAAGGTGCAGGTCGCCTCATTGATGCAGGAACTGAAAGATGCGAAATCGGTGGCGGATCCCAACTACGTAAAAGTGGCGGTGGACCTGAATTTCAACTCACTCATGTTCTCCCGCTCGCCCATCCCGTACCACCGCGATAAAAATGTTACGCCCATATATTACGAACACATCGGCATTTACGCCTTCCGCAAAGAAGCGCTGCTGCAATTTACTTCCTGGCCAATGACGCCGCTCGAAGCTGCAGAAAAAGTAGAATGCCTGCGCTACCTCGAACACGGCATTCCATTAAAAATGGTGGTGACCGAATACATGGGTGTAGAAATCGATACTGCCGAAGACCTGGTAAAGGCCGAGGCTTTTCTTAAAGCAAATAGTTAA
- a CDS encoding TlpA family protein disulfide reductase → MTKNKCRQAMAVLGLMALSFSAKAAPPSVIQGKINQENVQNVYLFTVKEGKMQEFASTKVGADNGYVLGLSSVEEGYYYVSLNKRDYTRLYLKQGDQVKMDMEAEARYQLAAPSVENKLLMEWAGKSLELRRIALMTKSDNSGYKSFFERFEQLEKEAKGIKAKATTSNKKFNELFKFTVDADLELIGLSFLYTPHSSHPTKEEYPAFFGKVFQPNKYADGKLLKLGEGEKLMGFYATWGMMNGKPINGKMARAERWKLVTDMFGNDTIKAMFVMNDMRSIKSFDELAELAAPYKSMFTEAQLEEYKKHEKSLHTFAAGEAALNFSYPDINGKTVTLKDLKGKVVLVDVWATWCGPCKQEIPSLKALEKEMHDKDVALVSISVDVEKDKQKWQDFVKKEALTGIQLFASGWSEITKFYDIKGIPRFMVFDRNGKIVTVDAPRPSNAALKPLLEKALAK, encoded by the coding sequence ATGACAAAGAACAAATGCCGCCAGGCCATGGCGGTTTTGGGCTTAATGGCCCTTTCATTCTCCGCAAAGGCGGCACCACCCTCCGTTATCCAGGGTAAAATCAATCAGGAGAACGTACAAAACGTTTACTTATTCACGGTTAAAGAAGGCAAAATGCAGGAGTTTGCATCCACCAAAGTGGGGGCAGACAATGGTTATGTACTGGGTCTTTCATCTGTGGAAGAAGGTTACTATTACGTGTCTTTAAACAAACGTGATTACACCCGCCTGTACCTGAAACAGGGCGACCAGGTGAAAATGGACATGGAGGCAGAAGCCCGCTACCAGCTGGCCGCGCCTTCGGTGGAAAACAAATTGCTGATGGAGTGGGCCGGCAAAAGCCTGGAGCTTCGTCGCATTGCATTGATGACCAAATCCGATAACAGCGGGTATAAATCTTTTTTCGAGCGTTTCGAACAGCTTGAAAAAGAGGCCAAAGGGATCAAAGCAAAAGCCACCACCTCCAACAAAAAATTCAACGAGCTGTTTAAGTTTACGGTGGATGCGGACCTGGAGCTGATCGGTTTGTCGTTCCTCTACACGCCGCACTCCTCACACCCCACCAAGGAAGAGTACCCGGCCTTTTTCGGCAAGGTGTTTCAGCCGAACAAATATGCCGACGGCAAGCTGCTTAAGCTCGGTGAGGGCGAAAAGCTCATGGGCTTCTACGCCACCTGGGGCATGATGAATGGAAAACCGATCAATGGTAAAATGGCTCGCGCCGAGCGCTGGAAATTGGTGACCGACATGTTCGGTAACGACACCATAAAGGCGATGTTTGTCATGAACGACATGCGCAGCATTAAATCGTTCGACGAGCTGGCGGAATTAGCCGCACCTTATAAAAGCATGTTTACCGAAGCGCAGCTTGAAGAGTACAAAAAGCATGAAAAATCACTGCACACCTTCGCAGCCGGCGAGGCCGCACTCAACTTTTCTTACCCGGATATTAACGGTAAAACCGTTACCCTGAAAGATTTGAAAGGTAAAGTGGTGCTGGTGGATGTTTGGGCTACCTGGTGCGGCCCCTGCAAACAGGAAATCCCGTCTCTCAAAGCGCTGGAAAAGGAAATGCATGATAAGGACGTAGCCTTAGTATCTATTTCTGTAGATGTTGAAAAAGACAAACAGAAATGGCAGGACTTTGTAAAGAAAGAAGCGTTAACAGGCATTCAGTTGTTCGCCAGCGGGTGGAGTGAGATCACGAAGTTTTACGACATCAAGGGCATTCCCCGTTTTATGGTGTTTGACCGCAACGGTAAAATCGTAACCGTCGATGCGCCCCGTCCATCGAACGCTGCTTTGAAGCCGTTACTGGAAAAAGCGTTAGCGAAATAA
- a CDS encoding M16 family metallopeptidase: MEFDVVLKPYEKHVLDNGIPVYVVPSDEQETLQLELVFPAGSWYETESLVASATNFLMKNGTSKHSALEINEQIEYYGAYLNRASHHENATYTLHSLTKHVEKLLPTLAEVVLDPAFSEEELATYKQNMKQRLVVSLQKCDFVANRYIDKYLFGEFHPYGRVSSMMAYDALQTEDLRAFYKKQYTFNNCRIFMAGNLPANIIPLLNQYFGSSEWNGRSELLRPELPILPAEEKKHRIFNDENGVQGAVRIARPFPNRYHPDFPKMLVLNTIFGGYFGSRLMSNIREDKGYTYGIYSHIYNFRQSSALNIQTEAGRDVCEATVAEIYKELDILQREPVPEDELLLVRNYMIGSILGDLDGAFQVIQRWKNLILNDLDENYFYNNINTIKTISAAELQMLAQRYFNKEDFYELVVI; encoded by the coding sequence GTGGAGTTTGATGTGGTGCTGAAACCTTACGAAAAACATGTGCTGGATAACGGCATCCCTGTATACGTTGTACCCTCCGACGAGCAGGAAACCCTGCAGCTGGAACTGGTATTTCCCGCAGGCAGCTGGTACGAAACAGAAAGCCTGGTAGCCTCGGCGACCAACTTCCTGATGAAGAATGGCACCAGCAAACACTCCGCCCTTGAAATCAACGAACAGATCGAATACTACGGCGCTTACCTGAACCGGGCCAGTCACCACGAAAATGCGACTTACACGTTGCATAGTTTAACCAAACACGTGGAAAAGCTGTTGCCTACCCTGGCCGAAGTAGTGCTGGACCCCGCTTTCAGCGAGGAAGAGCTGGCGACTTACAAACAAAACATGAAACAACGGTTAGTGGTGAGTCTGCAGAAATGCGACTTCGTAGCCAACCGTTACATCGATAAATACCTGTTCGGTGAGTTTCACCCGTACGGCCGCGTGAGCTCGATGATGGCGTATGATGCGTTGCAAACCGAAGATCTGCGCGCGTTTTACAAGAAGCAATACACGTTTAACAACTGCCGCATTTTTATGGCGGGCAACCTGCCGGCGAACATCATCCCGTTGCTGAATCAATACTTTGGCAGCAGCGAATGGAATGGCCGCAGTGAGTTGCTTCGTCCGGAGTTGCCGATATTACCGGCTGAGGAAAAGAAGCATCGCATCTTCAACGATGAAAATGGCGTGCAGGGTGCAGTGCGTATTGCCCGTCCCTTCCCGAACCGCTATCACCCCGACTTTCCAAAAATGCTCGTCCTGAATACGATTTTCGGCGGTTACTTTGGTTCCAGGCTGATGAGCAACATCCGCGAGGATAAGGGTTACACCTACGGCATCTACTCACACATCTACAACTTCAGGCAAAGCAGCGCCCTTAACATCCAAACCGAAGCCGGCCGCGATGTATGCGAGGCCACCGTAGCCGAGATTTACAAGGAGCTGGATATTCTGCAGCGCGAACCCGTACCGGAAGACGAGCTGCTGCTCGTTCGTAATTACATGATCGGCTCCATCCTGGGCGACCTGGACGGTGCCTTCCAGGTGATTCAGCGTTGGAAGAATTTGATTTTGAATGATTTGGATGAGAATTACTTCTACAACAACATCAACACGATCAAAACGATCAGCGCGGCAGAGTTGCAGATGTTGGCGCAGCGGTACTTTAATAAGGAGGATTTTTACGAGCTGGTGGTGATCTAA
- a CDS encoding iron-containing alcohol dehydrogenase family protein yields the protein MKFRNFKMVGYVIYGRGSFGQLDEILAPQRKGDAPMIFFVDHVFENKPALTGRIPLRGKDKVIFIDVTHEPKTTYVDRLRDELTAEFGEVSGIIGIGGGSVMDMAKAVALMMTNPGSSADYQGWDLVKKAGVYKVGIPTLAGTGAEVSRTCVLTGPTRKLGMNSDFTPFDQIVLDPELIKDAPVNQRFYTAMDCYIHCIESLEGTYLNAFSRSYGEKALELCQEIFLRKDNWDDDADEKLMMASYAGGMSIAYSQVGVAHAVSYGLAYLLGTKHGIGNCIVFDKIEEFYPAGVREFKQMVEKHNIDIPQGITKGLSDADFNTMIDVSLGMAPLWENALGTDWKQQMTRERLRALYEQF from the coding sequence ATGAAATTCAGGAACTTTAAAATGGTGGGATACGTGATCTATGGTCGCGGCTCCTTCGGACAACTGGACGAGATCCTGGCGCCACAGCGCAAAGGCGACGCGCCCATGATCTTTTTTGTAGACCATGTTTTTGAAAACAAGCCAGCGCTTACGGGCCGCATCCCGTTGCGTGGTAAGGATAAAGTAATTTTTATTGATGTTACGCACGAGCCAAAGACTACGTATGTGGACAGGCTGCGTGACGAGCTGACGGCCGAATTTGGCGAAGTGTCGGGCATTATCGGCATTGGCGGTGGCTCTGTAATGGATATGGCCAAAGCGGTAGCGCTTATGATGACCAACCCGGGTTCTTCTGCCGACTACCAGGGCTGGGACCTGGTGAAAAAAGCAGGTGTTTATAAAGTGGGCATTCCTACACTCGCCGGTACCGGTGCAGAGGTAAGCCGCACTTGCGTGCTGACGGGCCCTACCCGCAAACTGGGCATGAACTCCGACTTCACGCCGTTCGACCAGATCGTACTCGATCCGGAATTAATTAAAGATGCGCCGGTGAACCAGCGTTTCTATACCGCGATGGATTGTTACATCCACTGCATCGAAAGCCTGGAAGGCACTTACCTGAATGCTTTCAGCCGCTCCTATGGCGAAAAAGCGCTGGAGCTGTGCCAGGAAATCTTCCTGAGAAAAGATAACTGGGATGACGACGCGGATGAAAAACTGATGATGGCTTCCTACGCCGGTGGCATGAGTATTGCCTACTCACAGGTGGGCGTGGCGCACGCAGTAAGCTACGGATTGGCTTACCTGCTCGGCACCAAACACGGTATCGGTAACTGTATCGTGTTCGATAAGATCGAAGAGTTTTATCCCGCAGGTGTAAGAGAGTTTAAACAGATGGTGGAGAAACATAACATCGACATCCCGCAGGGTATTACCAAAGGTTTGTCGGATGCAGACTTCAATACCATGATCGACGTGTCGCTGGGCATGGCGCCGTTGTGGGAAAACGCACTGGGTACCGACTGGAAACAGCAAATGACTCGCGAACGTTTGCGTGCATTGTACGAGCAGTTCTAA
- a CDS encoding aspartyl protease family protein, which yields MRQNLSRTLFGIILLITTLSARAQSSGVDISGQDVSLVTKFPFRQYYGGVVVIRATIGDHPDTLQFILDTGSAGISLDTFTCIRLGLKLTPSDRIVRGLGASKQVSFAQDYKLNLPGLTIDSLDFHVNDYELISQVYGLQIDGIIGYSLLTRYVVTVDYDHEEIGIYTEGKVKYPRGGFLLKPSISNIPIVGAPLRNGKRTFDQRYYFDTGAGMCLLLCNQFVHDSTILVKKKNKVIQTEAQGLGGKMSMNITTVQEFKIGPYAFRNVPTYLFDDITNITSYPSLGGMIGNDLLRRFNLILNYDKKEIFLYPNTHYRDHFDYSYTGLILYLVDGRVEVTDVIKASPAEKAGIKKGDIVMSVSNNFSGNLQVYRDLLKNVGSRPTILLMRDKELLIKKMVIRSIL from the coding sequence ATGCGCCAAAATCTGTCACGAACACTGTTTGGTATTATCCTGCTTATCACCACGTTATCGGCCCGGGCGCAAAGCTCCGGGGTTGACATCAGCGGGCAGGATGTTTCCCTTGTCACCAAGTTTCCCTTTCGGCAATACTATGGCGGCGTGGTGGTGATCCGCGCCACGATCGGCGATCATCCGGACACGTTACAATTCATTCTCGACACCGGCAGCGCCGGCATATCACTCGATACGTTTACCTGCATTCGCCTGGGGCTTAAACTTACACCCTCCGACCGCATCGTTCGCGGACTCGGCGCGTCTAAACAAGTATCTTTTGCGCAGGACTATAAACTGAATTTGCCGGGGCTCACCATCGACAGTCTCGACTTTCACGTAAACGATTATGAACTCATCAGCCAGGTGTACGGTTTGCAGATAGACGGCATTATCGGCTATAGTTTACTCACGCGGTACGTGGTGACCGTCGATTATGATCATGAAGAGATAGGCATTTACACCGAAGGCAAGGTGAAATACCCGCGCGGTGGGTTCCTGCTGAAGCCGAGCATCTCTAATATTCCCATTGTAGGCGCGCCGTTGCGCAATGGTAAACGCACTTTTGACCAGCGCTATTACTTCGACACCGGGGCCGGCATGTGCCTGCTGTTGTGTAACCAGTTTGTGCATGACAGCACCATCCTGGTAAAAAAGAAGAATAAGGTGATACAGACGGAGGCCCAGGGGCTTGGCGGTAAAATGAGCATGAACATCACTACCGTACAGGAGTTCAAGATCGGGCCTTACGCGTTCAGGAATGTGCCCACTTACCTGTTTGACGATATTACCAACATTACCTCCTATCCATCGCTGGGCGGCATGATCGGGAACGACTTGTTGCGCCGCTTCAATCTCATTCTCAACTACGATAAAAAAGAGATCTTCCTTTACCCCAATACGCATTACCGCGACCATTTTGACTATTCTTATACCGGCCTTATATTATACCTGGTCGACGGACGGGTGGAGGTGACGGACGTCATCAAAGCCTCGCCGGCAGAGAAGGCGGGCATCAAGAAAGGGGACATAGTGATGTCGGTGAGCAACAATTTTTCCGGCAACCTGCAAGTGTACCGCGATTTGCTAAAAAACGTAGGCTCCCGCCCGACCATCCTGCTGATGCGGGATAAAGAGCTGCTGATCAAAAAAATGGTGATCCGCAGCATTCTCTAG
- a CDS encoding YybH family protein yields the protein MRSLIIITALLVFGGNFTANAQQKEVEKIKALMKVQSEAWNRQDLEGFMTTYWKSDSLMFIGKNGVTYGWQATLDNYKKGYPDKAAMGQLKFDLLEFKLLATGVYLVIGKWHLTRTIGDLNGHFSLTMKKIDGEWKIIADHSS from the coding sequence ATGCGTTCACTCATCATTATCACTGCACTACTTGTTTTCGGCGGCAATTTCACGGCAAATGCCCAGCAAAAGGAAGTAGAAAAGATAAAAGCGCTGATGAAGGTACAGTCTGAAGCCTGGAACCGCCAGGACCTGGAGGGCTTCATGACCACCTATTGGAAATCCGATTCGCTAATGTTCATTGGCAAAAACGGCGTGACGTACGGCTGGCAGGCAACGCTGGATAATTACAAGAAAGGCTACCCGGACAAAGCCGCCATGGGCCAGCTGAAGTTCGACCTGCTGGAGTTTAAGCTGCTCGCTACCGGCGTTTACCTGGTGATTGGCAAATGGCATCTCACCCGTACGATCGGTGATCTGAATGGGCATTTCAGCCTGACGATGAAAAAGATTGATGGGGAGTGGAAGATTATTGCGGATCACAGTAGCTAG
- a CDS encoding M16 family metallopeptidase → MIHYNKFTLSNGLRVLVHEDHTTPMAVVNVMYDVGARDEDPSKTGFAHLFEHLMFGGSINIPEYDEPLQMAGGENNAYTTNDLTNYYISLPAENLETAFWLESDRMLSLAFSEKSLDVQRKVVSEEFKEHYINKPYGDVWHKMRELAYSTHPYRWMTIGKELSHIENASLDDVKSFFFRHYRPVNAILVVGGNVKTEKVRELAEKWFGDIASGEKLVRNLPQEPKQQGAHLLEIRSKVPLDALYKAYHMYGRQDPRYYAADLLSDVLSGGGSSRLHQVLVKEKKLFSNIDCYHFGSLDAGLLTIEGKLVKGIKMQDAEAAVNEEIRKIQETKVQDRELEKVKNRVESMLAFEDMSLLNRANNLAFYELIGNAEQMNTEFENYQRVTAEQIQEEAQLIFDEKNSNTIHYYAEN, encoded by the coding sequence ATGATCCACTATAATAAATTTACCCTTTCAAATGGCTTAAGGGTGCTGGTGCACGAAGATCATACCACGCCCATGGCGGTGGTAAACGTGATGTACGATGTAGGCGCGCGTGACGAAGACCCATCCAAAACCGGCTTTGCTCACCTGTTCGAACACCTGATGTTCGGCGGTTCCATTAATATCCCAGAGTACGACGAGCCCCTGCAGATGGCGGGCGGCGAAAACAATGCGTACACCACGAACGATCTTACCAACTATTACATTTCCCTGCCCGCCGAAAACCTGGAAACGGCCTTCTGGCTGGAAAGCGATCGTATGTTATCGCTCGCTTTTTCCGAAAAAAGCCTGGACGTACAGCGTAAAGTAGTAAGCGAGGAGTTTAAAGAACATTACATCAACAAACCTTATGGTGATGTATGGCATAAAATGCGCGAGCTGGCGTACAGCACGCATCCGTATCGCTGGATGACGATCGGTAAAGAACTTTCGCACATCGAAAACGCAAGCCTGGATGACGTGAAGTCATTCTTTTTCCGCCACTATCGCCCGGTAAACGCCATACTCGTAGTAGGCGGCAACGTGAAAACCGAGAAGGTGCGTGAGTTGGCTGAGAAATGGTTCGGCGACATCGCTTCCGGCGAAAAACTGGTGCGTAATCTGCCGCAGGAGCCTAAACAACAGGGCGCACACTTGCTGGAGATAAGGTCAAAAGTGCCATTGGACGCCTTGTACAAAGCGTATCACATGTACGGCCGCCAGGACCCACGCTATTATGCCGCCGACCTGTTGTCGGACGTGCTCAGCGGCGGCGGATCATCACGTTTACACCAGGTACTTGTGAAAGAAAAGAAACTGTTTTCCAACATCGACTGTTATCACTTCGGTAGTCTCGACGCTGGCCTGCTTACCATTGAAGGTAAACTGGTAAAGGGCATCAAAATGCAGGATGCGGAAGCGGCGGTAAACGAGGAGATTCGTAAAATACAGGAAACAAAGGTGCAGGACCGCGAGCTCGAAAAAGTGAAGAACCGTGTGGAAAGCATGTTGGCTTTCGAGGATATGTCGCTTTTAAACCGTGCGAACAACCTGGCTTTTTATGAACTGATCGGCAACGCTGAACAGATGAATACCGAGTTCGAAAATTACCAACGCGTAACCGCGGAGCAGATCCAGGAAGAAGCACAGCTCATTTTCGACGAAAAAAATTCCAACACCATTCATTACTACGCAGAAAACTAA